The following DNA comes from Thermoflexus hugenholtzii JAD2.
CCCGGCGCGCCCGGCGCCGCCGGCGGGCCTGGCCCAGCCGGGAGGCCGCCGCGGCCCACCTCCGATCCCGCCCCTTGTTCGCCGCCTGGCATCCGGACGCCTTCAAGGGCTACCTAGAGGAAGGCCTCCTCCCCTCTTCCGACGGCCAGGTCGTGCTGGCCTATCCTCCGGAGTGGGAGGTTCATATCTTCGTGAACGTCCCCCACGATGCCTGGCGGTTCGTCCCCCGCATCCCGGTCCCCACACTGGTGGTGCGGGGCGCATCCACGGACACCTTCACCGCGGATTCCGAGGCCCGCTTCCGTCGCCTGAAGCCGGATGCCCACTTCGCGGTGATCCCCGGAGGGCATCTCTTCCCGATGGAGCGGCCGGAGGAGACCGCAGCCTTGGTCCGGGAGTGGCTGACGCGGATCCTGCGTGAAACGTGAGCTCGGGAATCTCATAAGGAGGCTGCGATGGGTTACACCATCCGACGGGTGGCAGTGATCGGTGCGGGGACGATGGGCGCGGCCATCGCCGCCCATCTGGCCAACGCCGGCTTCGCGGTGGACCTGCTGGACATCCCCCCTAAATCCCTTACTCCGGAGGAGGAGGCGAAGGGGCTCACCCTGGACCACCCGGAGGTCCGCAACCGGATCGTCCGGGCGGGGCTGGAGCGGGCGAAGAAGGCCAAGCCGGCCGCTTTCTTCGTGGAGGACCGGGCCCGCTTGATCCGGATCGGGAACACGGAGGATCACTGGGATCGGCTGCGGGAGGCGGACTGGATCATCGAGGCGGTGGTGGAGGACCTGGCGGTGAAGCGGGAGGTGGTGGCCCGGATCGAGGCGGTGCGCAAGCCGGAGGCCATCGTCACCACGAACACCTCCGGGCTCCCCTTGCGGGAGATCGG
Coding sequences within:
- a CDS encoding alpha/beta fold hydrolase, which encodes RRARRRRRAWPSREAAAAHLRSRPLFAAWHPDAFKGYLEEGLLPSSDGQVVLAYPPEWEVHIFVNVPHDAWRFVPRIPVPTLVVRGASTDTFTADSEARFRRLKPDAHFAVIPGGHLFPMERPEETAALVREWLTRILRET